A segment of the Acidimicrobiia bacterium genome:
CGGGTAGAGCTTGTCCACCCACGCGCCGTCCCACTCGAAGCCCCCGTTAGCCTCCACGTCGGCGGCGAACCACGGGTCGTGGTGGATTGCGACCAGCTGGTCGCAGAGGCCGCGGACCGGCTCGGCGAGCGCGTCGTAGGCAGCCTGCAGGTTGACCCACATGGTGTCGCCGCCGACCTCGGGCATCTCGAGCATGTACAGGACGGTGCCGAGCGGCGGTGTGTTGACGTACGTCACGTCGGTGTGCCAGAAGGCCGACTTGTTCGCGCGGCTGTCGATGGGGAGGACCTCCGGGTGCCCATCCAGGGCCGGGATGACCGGATGCGCGGGCGTCAGCTCTCCAAACTGACGGGTGAACGCGGCTTGTTGCTCCGGTGTGAGCTCCTGGTCCGGGAAGAAGAGGACGAGATGGCTCGTCAGCGCGGTGCGGACCTGGCGGATGCGCTCGTCATCGAGCGGCCGCGAGAGGTCGAGACCGAGGACCTCGGCCCCGATCACCGGTGTGAGCGGCCGGAGGTCGAGGGCGCTCGTCGTCTGCATCGCTGTCACCGCCCCGATTATGGCCGCTGCCGAGCTGGCGGTCTGCTGCGGGATCTTCCGCCTCGTGCGGGTGCTTGCCTTCGCCGGGAGGCGGTGCCGACCCCCCGGGCGATCTGCTGGCGGACGGACCTTGAGCGCCTTGTGCCCGTCGGCCCCACGCGGTTTGCCCGCCCGATCAGCGCCAGCTATTCAGACCCGATGGAGTTTCGTCGCGTGGGACGAAGCGGTTTGCGCCTGCCCGCGATCTCGCTCGGACTCTGGCAGAACTTCGGCGACGATCGCTCGTTCGAGAACCAGCGCGACGTGATCTGCCGTGCCGTCGATCTCGGCGTCACGCACTTCGACCTCGCGAACAACTACGGACCGCCGCCCGGGGCCGCTGAGCGCAACTTCGCCCGGGTTCTCGGTCGCGACCTGCGGGGCCATCGAGACGAGCTCGTGATCTCGACCAAGGCGGGCTATCTCATGTGGGACGGCCCGTACGGGGAGGGCGGCTCCCGCAAGCACGTCCGGGCCAGCCTCGATCAGAGCCTCACGCGGCTCGGCCTGGACTACGTCGACATCTACTACGCCCACCGTTTCGACGACGAGGCCCCGCTCGACGAGACGCTCGGGGCGCTCGACACGGCGGTGCGACAAGGCAAGGCGCTCTACGTCGGCGTCTCCTCCTACTCGGCCGCCCAGACCCGTGACGCCGCCGCCATTCTGCGGGGACTGGGCACGCCGCTGCTGGTTCACCAGCCGTCGTACTCGATCCTGGACCGCTGGATCGAGCGGGAGAACCTGCTCGCGGTGTTGGAAGACGAGGGTGCGGGCTGCATCGTCTTCTCGCCCCTCTCGCAGGGGTTGCTCTCCGATCGCTACCTCGAGTCCGTGCCCCGCGGCTCACGAGCCAGCGCGGGCGTGACGCTGACCGCCGAGGTCCGCCACCCTCTGCTC
Coding sequences within it:
- a CDS encoding TauD/TfdA family dioxygenase, translating into MQTTSALDLRPLTPVIGAEVLGLDLSRPLDDERIRQVRTALTSHLVLFFPDQELTPEQQAAFTRQFGELTPAHPVIPALDGHPEVLPIDSRANKSAFWHTDVTYVNTPPLGTVLYMLEMPEVGGDTMWVNLQAAYDALAEPVRGLCDQLVAIHHDPWFAADVEANGGFEWDGAWVDKLYP
- a CDS encoding aldo/keto reductase, producing MEFRRVGRSGLRLPAISLGLWQNFGDDRSFENQRDVICRAVDLGVTHFDLANNYGPPPGAAERNFARVLGRDLRGHRDELVISTKAGYLMWDGPYGEGGSRKHVRASLDQSLTRLGLDYVDIYYAHRFDDEAPLDETLGALDTAVRQGKALYVGVSSYSAAQTRDAAAILRGLGTPLLVHQPSYSILDRWIERENLLAVLEDEGAGCIVFSPLSQGLLSDRYLESVPRGSRASAGVTLTAEVRHPLLLDRVRALNAVAGRRGQSLAQMALAWTLRDPGVTAALTGVSSVAQLEANVVALEGPPFTEEELAEIDRQSTFT